One segment of Bradyrhizobium sp. WD16 DNA contains the following:
- a CDS encoding sigma-70 family RNA polymerase sigma factor has protein sequence MQTAFAIKTAARHCVLAVQATSDEMLIDGIADGEKSAMHILYARHHVRTYRFILRIVRDTTLAEDLVSQVFLDVWRTASQFERRCQVSTWILSIARFKALSALRQRRFEDIEQDEVLQIADDRDDPETAFNRARTSDVLRTCLKKLSPAHREVIELVYYHEMSVEEAGRVIGIPQATVKTRMFYARKALAGLLRNEGIDSLAA, from the coding sequence ATGCAGACCGCTTTCGCCATCAAAACCGCAGCTCGCCACTGCGTCCTGGCTGTGCAGGCCACGTCGGACGAAATGCTGATCGACGGCATCGCCGACGGTGAAAAGAGCGCGATGCACATCCTTTATGCCCGCCATCATGTGCGGACCTATCGGTTCATCCTGCGCATCGTGCGTGACACCACCCTCGCCGAGGACCTCGTCAGCCAGGTGTTTCTCGATGTCTGGCGGACCGCCAGCCAGTTCGAGCGCCGCTGTCAGGTCTCGACCTGGATCCTGTCCATCGCTCGCTTCAAGGCGCTGAGCGCGCTCCGTCAGCGTCGCTTCGAGGACATCGAACAGGACGAGGTGCTGCAGATCGCCGACGACCGCGACGATCCGGAGACCGCCTTCAACCGCGCCCGCACCTCGGACGTGCTGCGAACCTGCCTCAAGAAGCTGTCACCGGCTCACCGCGAAGTGATCGAACTCGTCTACTATCACGAGATGAGCGTCGAGGAGGCCGGCCGCGTCATCGGCATCCCGCAGGCGACGGTGAAGACCCGCATGTTCTACGCTCGCAAGGCGCTGGCGGGGCTGCTCAGGAACGAGGGCATCGACAGTCTGGCCGCGTGA
- a CDS encoding response regulator, whose amino-acid sequence MSQSPHIFIVDDEAPAREMVGDYLRMHGFGVTLCDGGKSLRLAIDGAKPDLVVLDLNMPEEDGLSIIRDLKSRDNVPVIMLTATASPIDRVVGLELGADDYLAKPCELRELMARIRSVLRRSGPPRAAEPPAKTEKPALVRFGTKWLDLEAQALRDEEGIEHPLTASEFGLLKVFAANPKRVLSRERLLELANARDAEAFDRAVDLRIMRIRRKIEPDPARPSVIRTVRGGGYLFAPVDEKA is encoded by the coding sequence GTGAGCCAGTCACCCCATATCTTCATCGTCGACGACGAGGCGCCGGCGCGCGAAATGGTTGGCGATTATCTGCGCATGCACGGCTTCGGCGTGACCTTGTGCGATGGCGGCAAGAGCCTGCGCCTCGCCATCGACGGCGCCAAGCCCGATCTCGTGGTCCTTGATCTCAATATGCCCGAAGAGGACGGCTTGTCGATCATTCGCGATCTCAAGAGCCGCGACAACGTTCCCGTAATCATGCTCACCGCCACGGCGAGCCCGATCGATCGCGTCGTCGGACTCGAGCTCGGCGCCGACGACTATCTGGCCAAGCCGTGCGAGCTGCGCGAATTGATGGCGCGCATCCGTTCGGTGCTGCGACGGAGCGGACCGCCACGCGCCGCCGAGCCGCCGGCCAAGACCGAGAAGCCGGCCTTGGTCCGCTTCGGCACCAAATGGCTCGACCTCGAGGCCCAGGCGCTCCGCGACGAGGAAGGCATCGAACATCCGCTGACGGCGTCCGAATTCGGCCTGCTCAAGGTGTTCGCCGCTAACCCGAAACGGGTGCTGTCCCGCGAACGGCTGCTCGAACTCGCCAATGCCCGGGACGCCGAGGCCTTCGACCGCGCCGTCGACCTGCGAATCATGCGCATCCGGCGCAAGATCGAGCCCGACCCTGCCCGACCCTCGGTGATTCGCACCGTCCGGGGCGGCGGTTACCTGTTTGCGCCCGTCGACGAGAAGGCCTGA
- a CDS encoding DUF3369 domain-containing protein has translation MADQDDVLHLIDDTGVAADTGPCRRWKIAIIDDDRAVHEGTRFALSDYALNGQRLEILSAYSAAEGRELMRQHPDIAAVLLDVIMETDAAGLELVQYIRNELKNETVRIILRTGQPGQAPERRIIVDYDINDYKAKTELTADKLFTSLTAALRSYQQLERMLQTRRGLEIIIDAASTLYDFKSMQRLAEGVLTQIASLLNIDCVGILVLRDGSDHGDAFSVLAGSGCYSRYTGDHGPGLDDNLRRTVEMAFLRRQHEFAGHRTVLYIRTGSGREVVVLIESARELSETDRSLIEIFGSRLSIAFDNVILYQQLQDANTQLEDRVTERTRALMTANRRLSAQWLRLQRANAFKNEVLGTVAHDLKNPLGVILGRTEMLSELISLDADRDQIAAQVEHIRHATKRLTAMVDHLIADAMADAFDITIRREPVDVTALVTEVVEANQPSALNKRQRLAVSAPSDRIAMCDSDRMREAIDNLISNAIKYSPIGGRIGVAVDQTDDGIVVSISDEGAGLSPEDIGRLFGRFQRLSAKPTAGESSTGLGLSIVKRIVDMHGGAVTAHSDGAGLGSTFTITLPTVPDMIGESLKDLRPEARP, from the coding sequence ATGGCCGACCAGGACGACGTCCTCCACCTGATCGACGATACCGGCGTTGCCGCCGACACCGGCCCTTGCCGGCGCTGGAAGATCGCCATCATTGACGACGATCGTGCGGTGCACGAGGGCACGCGGTTCGCACTAAGCGATTACGCCCTCAATGGCCAGAGGCTCGAGATCCTGTCGGCCTATTCCGCCGCCGAAGGCCGCGAGCTGATGCGCCAGCACCCGGACATCGCCGCGGTGCTGCTCGACGTCATCATGGAGACCGATGCGGCCGGCCTCGAACTCGTGCAATATATCCGTAACGAGCTGAAGAACGAGACGGTGCGGATCATCCTGCGCACAGGCCAGCCCGGCCAGGCGCCGGAACGCAGGATCATCGTCGACTACGACATCAACGACTACAAGGCGAAGACCGAGCTCACTGCGGACAAGCTCTTCACCTCGCTCACGGCGGCGCTGCGCAGCTATCAGCAGCTCGAGCGCATGTTGCAGACGCGACGCGGCCTCGAGATCATCATTGACGCGGCCTCGACCCTCTACGACTTCAAGTCGATGCAGCGCCTCGCCGAAGGCGTGCTGACCCAGATCGCCTCCCTGCTCAACATCGACTGCGTCGGCATCCTCGTGCTGCGCGACGGCAGCGACCATGGCGACGCCTTTTCGGTGCTGGCCGGCTCGGGGTGCTACAGCCGATATACCGGCGACCACGGACCGGGGCTGGATGATAACCTGCGCCGCACCGTCGAAATGGCCTTTTTGCGCCGCCAACATGAGTTCGCAGGGCACCGCACCGTGCTCTATATCCGCACCGGCAGCGGCCGCGAGGTGGTGGTCCTGATCGAATCGGCGCGAGAACTGTCGGAGACCGACCGTTCGCTGATCGAAATCTTCGGCAGTCGCCTGTCGATCGCCTTCGATAACGTGATCCTTTACCAGCAGCTCCAGGACGCCAATACCCAGCTCGAGGACCGGGTCACCGAACGCACCCGGGCTCTCATGACCGCCAACCGCCGCCTGTCGGCGCAATGGCTGCGGCTGCAGCGCGCCAATGCCTTCAAGAACGAGGTGCTGGGCACGGTGGCGCACGACCTCAAGAACCCGCTCGGCGTGATCCTCGGCCGCACCGAAATGCTGAGCGAGTTGATCAGCCTGGACGCTGATCGCGACCAGATCGCCGCCCAGGTCGAACATATCCGGCATGCCACCAAGCGCCTGACCGCCATGGTCGACCATCTGATCGCCGACGCCATGGCCGATGCTTTCGACATCACCATCCGCCGCGAGCCGGTCGATGTCACCGCGCTGGTGACCGAGGTGGTCGAAGCCAATCAGCCCTCGGCCCTCAACAAGCGGCAACGGCTGGCGGTGAGCGCGCCCTCTGACCGGATCGCGATGTGCGATTCCGACCGCATGCGCGAGGCCATCGACAATCTGATCAGCAACGCGATCAAATACAGCCCGATAGGCGGCCGCATCGGCGTCGCTGTCGATCAGACCGACGACGGCATCGTCGTCAGCATCAGCGACGAGGGTGCGGGGCTGTCGCCGGAAGATATCGGCCGGCTGTTCGGCCGTTTCCAGCGGCTGTCCGCCAAGCCGACCGCGGGCGAGAGCTCGACCGGACTGGGTCTGTCGATCGTCAAGCGTATCGTTGACATGCACGGCGGCGCGGTGACCGCGCACAGCGACGGAGCCGGCCTCGGATCGACTTTCACCATCACTCTTCCGACTGTCCCCGACATGATAGGCGAGTCATTGAAGGACTTGAGGCCGGAAGCAAGACCGTGA
- a CDS encoding ATP-binding protein produces the protein MKGPDLSVVPTREATRETKADGLVARGRFGIVRLVRAVPIRWRILSIAALNSAVVVILAGLIWSGARVLDSAWQDVRQVRESDKILALLESETGRLQNLIHRYINQPSPDLFAEILLLREAVLGTLKNRASTDPMLSGSVAELERVTESFLNGFGELRSVQAAISKTYEQQVLAPAKDIAGLYAIIEGATERRDAPIWPPLGKSREAFTALLVAANSYYLSLASDAAEEARKNSQTIEHTIPVMMNLAENDVQRSALKRLQQRSQALRGGLATLAEQFATRTALLRNAIDANQAETIGEIDELSVKMRQREQQAQTTFDQTLTDISRKVLTISLVFLAVVIGVGVVIAVSIRLPLQQIMTAMHAITSGDLGRKVQDTQAQDEVGDMARSVEVFRENAIAKRAAEDELRAAKEKAETALAELSAAQQNLIDAERLAALGGLVAGVAHEVNNPIGISLTVASSLARRSEAFADDIGSGRPLRRSQLDEFVRVAGDAAQQLVGNLQRAGELVQSFKQVAVDRSQAEQRIFDLREATDQIVASLRPVLKKAPVTVAIEVPTDLSVNSYPGSYGQVLTNLFLNAASHAFPDGRVGTIRIAAAPLPDDTIEVQFGDDGVGMAPEVQRQAFDPFFTTRRAEGGTGLGLHIVYNLIAQQLGGRIRMETAPGQGTIFRIIMPRNPSRGTPGKITERGTASWPTRTTSST, from the coding sequence ATGAAAGGCCCTGACTTGTCCGTGGTGCCGACCAGGGAGGCGACCCGGGAAACCAAGGCTGACGGCCTCGTTGCACGCGGCCGTTTCGGCATCGTCAGGCTGGTCCGCGCAGTCCCGATCCGCTGGCGCATCCTCTCGATCGCAGCGCTCAATTCCGCGGTGGTGGTGATCCTTGCGGGCCTGATCTGGAGCGGTGCCCGAGTGCTGGATTCCGCCTGGCAGGACGTCCGCCAGGTCCGCGAATCCGACAAGATCCTGGCCCTGCTCGAAAGCGAAACCGGCCGGCTGCAAAATCTCATCCATCGCTACATCAACCAGCCAAGCCCGGACCTGTTCGCTGAAATCCTGCTGCTCCGCGAAGCGGTGCTCGGCACCTTGAAGAATCGTGCCTCAACCGACCCTATGCTCTCGGGCTCGGTGGCCGAACTCGAACGCGTCACCGAATCGTTTCTCAACGGCTTCGGCGAATTGCGCAGCGTTCAGGCCGCCATCAGCAAGACCTACGAGCAGCAGGTCCTGGCCCCCGCCAAGGACATCGCGGGGCTCTACGCCATCATCGAGGGCGCCACCGAACGCCGCGACGCGCCGATCTGGCCGCCGCTCGGCAAATCCCGCGAGGCTTTCACGGCGCTGCTGGTAGCAGCCAATTCCTATTACCTTTCGCTCGCCTCCGATGCGGCCGAGGAGGCTCGCAAGAACTCGCAAACGATCGAGCACACGATTCCGGTGATGATGAATCTCGCCGAGAATGATGTGCAGAGATCGGCGCTGAAACGCCTGCAGCAGCGCTCCCAGGCGCTGCGCGGCGGGCTGGCGACGCTCGCGGAGCAATTCGCGACGCGGACCGCGCTTTTGCGCAACGCCATCGACGCCAATCAAGCGGAGACGATCGGCGAGATCGACGAGTTGTCGGTGAAGATGCGCCAGCGCGAACAACAGGCTCAGACCACCTTCGATCAGACCCTGACCGACATTTCGCGCAAGGTCCTGACGATCTCGCTGGTCTTTCTCGCCGTCGTCATCGGCGTCGGGGTCGTCATCGCGGTGAGCATCCGCCTGCCGCTGCAACAGATCATGACGGCGATGCATGCCATCACGTCCGGCGATCTCGGACGCAAGGTGCAGGACACCCAGGCCCAGGACGAGGTCGGTGACATGGCGCGCTCGGTGGAAGTGTTCCGGGAAAATGCCATCGCCAAGCGCGCTGCCGAGGACGAATTGCGCGCCGCCAAGGAAAAGGCCGAAACCGCCCTCGCCGAGCTCAGCGCCGCGCAGCAGAACCTGATTGACGCCGAGCGCCTCGCGGCCCTAGGCGGTCTCGTGGCCGGCGTCGCGCATGAGGTCAACAATCCTATCGGCATCAGTCTGACCGTCGCCTCGAGCCTTGCCCGGCGGAGCGAAGCCTTCGCTGACGACATCGGCTCCGGCCGGCCGCTCCGACGCTCACAGCTCGACGAATTCGTGCGCGTCGCCGGCGACGCCGCGCAGCAGCTCGTCGGAAATCTGCAGCGCGCCGGCGAACTGGTGCAGTCGTTCAAGCAGGTCGCGGTGGATCGCTCCCAGGCAGAGCAACGCATCTTCGACCTGCGCGAGGCCACCGACCAGATCGTCGCCAGCCTCAGGCCGGTGCTGAAAAAAGCCCCGGTCACCGTGGCGATCGAAGTGCCTACGGATCTTTCCGTCAACAGCTATCCCGGATCCTACGGCCAGGTGCTGACCAATCTCTTTCTCAACGCCGCAAGCCATGCCTTCCCGGACGGTCGGGTCGGCACCATCCGCATTGCCGCAGCCCCGCTCCCCGACGACACCATCGAGGTCCAGTTCGGCGATGACGGTGTCGGCATGGCGCCCGAGGTACAGCGCCAGGCCTTCGACCCGTTCTTCACCACCCGACGCGCCGAGGGCGGCACCGGGCTTGGCCTGCATATCGTCTATAATCTGATTGCCCAGCAGCTCGGCGGTCGTATCAGGATGGAAACGGCACCGGGACAGGGGACCATCTTTCGCATTATCATGCCGCGGAACCCGAGCCGCGGAACGCCCGGCAAGATTACCGAACGCGGAACAGCATCATGGCCGACCAGGACGACGTCCTCCACCTGA
- a CDS encoding ABC transporter substrate-binding protein codes for MKRRDFLKMSGLAAGALVQAPAVFSPAKADARSETLLVISESGPNNLDIHGVGTNVPSYEVSWNCYDRLISHEMKSGPGGVPYYDRDKFKPELAEDMKVGDMSATFRLKKSATFHDGTPVTAKDVKWSLDRAVSVGGFPTFQMSAGSLTKPEQFVVVDDHTVRVDFARKDRLTIPDLAVIVPCVVNSELVKKNATEKDPWGLEYTKQQTAGSGAYKVTKWTAGTEVIMERNDAWVGGPLPKIKRVIWRMVPQAGNRRALLERGDADVSFELPYRDFAELKQAGKLNVTSLPISNGIQYIGMNVTKPPFDNPKVRLAVAYAIPYQKIVDAVMFGLANPMFGAPADKPTEVAWPQPHKFNTDIAKAKALLAEAGYPSGFDTTLSFDLGFAVVNEPLCVLVQESLAQIGIRTTINKIPGANWRTELNKKEMPLYTNVFSGWLDYPEYFFYWCYHGNNSVFNTMSYKSPAMDQLIDGARAAAAVGDAAAYDRDVKGFVDLAFTDMPRVPLYQPYVNVAMQKNVSGYQYWFHRRLDYRAMVKG; via the coding sequence ATGAAGCGTCGCGATTTTCTGAAGATGTCCGGCCTCGCCGCCGGAGCTCTCGTTCAGGCTCCGGCCGTCTTTTCCCCGGCGAAGGCAGATGCCCGGTCCGAGACGCTGCTGGTCATCTCGGAGAGCGGACCCAACAATCTCGATATCCATGGCGTCGGCACCAACGTCCCGAGCTATGAAGTGTCGTGGAATTGCTATGACCGCCTGATCAGCCACGAGATGAAGAGCGGTCCGGGCGGCGTGCCCTATTATGACCGCGACAAGTTCAAGCCAGAACTCGCCGAGGACATGAAGGTCGGCGACATGTCGGCGACCTTCAGGCTGAAGAAGAGCGCAACCTTCCATGACGGCACGCCGGTCACCGCCAAGGACGTCAAGTGGTCGCTCGACCGTGCTGTCAGTGTCGGCGGTTTTCCGACCTTTCAGATGAGCGCGGGCTCCCTCACCAAGCCCGAGCAATTCGTCGTCGTCGATGACCATACGGTTCGGGTCGATTTTGCCCGAAAGGATCGCCTTACCATCCCCGATCTCGCGGTGATCGTGCCCTGTGTCGTCAATTCCGAGCTGGTGAAGAAGAACGCGACCGAGAAGGACCCCTGGGGTCTCGAATACACCAAGCAGCAGACCGCCGGCTCCGGCGCCTACAAGGTGACCAAATGGACCGCCGGCACCGAAGTGATCATGGAGCGCAACGATGCCTGGGTCGGCGGCCCGCTGCCGAAGATCAAGCGCGTGATCTGGCGGATGGTGCCGCAGGCCGGCAATCGTCGCGCACTGCTGGAGCGCGGTGATGCCGACGTGTCGTTCGAGCTGCCCTATCGCGACTTCGCCGAGCTCAAGCAGGCCGGCAAGCTCAACGTCACCTCGCTGCCGATCAGCAACGGCATCCAGTATATCGGCATGAATGTCACCAAGCCGCCGTTCGACAATCCTAAGGTTCGGCTCGCCGTGGCCTATGCCATTCCCTATCAGAAGATCGTCGACGCGGTGATGTTCGGGCTCGCCAATCCGATGTTCGGTGCGCCCGCCGACAAGCCCACCGAAGTGGCCTGGCCGCAGCCCCACAAGTTCAACACCGACATCGCCAAGGCGAAGGCGCTGCTGGCGGAAGCCGGCTATCCGAGTGGCTTCGACACCACGCTGTCGTTCGATCTCGGCTTCGCCGTGGTCAACGAGCCGCTCTGCGTCCTCGTGCAGGAGAGCCTTGCCCAGATCGGCATCAGGACCACCATCAACAAGATTCCCGGCGCCAACTGGCGCACCGAACTGAACAAGAAGGAGATGCCGCTCTACACCAACGTGTTCTCGGGCTGGCTCGATTACCCCGAATACTTCTTCTACTGGTGCTATCACGGCAACAATTCCGTCTTCAACACCATGAGCTACAAGTCGCCGGCCATGGATCAATTGATCGACGGCGCCCGTGCCGCAGCTGCGGTGGGCGACGCAGCGGCCTATGACCGCGACGTCAAGGGCTTCGTCGACCTCGCCTTTACCGACATGCCGCGGGTGCCGCTCTATCAACCCTATGTCAACGTCGCGATGCAGAAGAACGTGTCCGGCTATCAGTACTGGTTCCATCGGCGGCTCGACTATCGCGCGATGGTGAAAGGCTGA
- a CDS encoding ABC transporter permease, protein MLALIGRRLMFAIPSLVGVVIVTFLLTRALPGDPAAYFAGPAATQEAIEQIRKKLGLDQPLMQQFVRYTTDLAHGDLGSSLTTGQPVATELRNRLPASAELTLTGLLLAVMIAMPLGILAATRPGSWIDHLCRVTTTAGVSLPVFFTGLVLIYVFYFQLGLAPAPLGRLDVFAPTPPTVTGFFLLDALIARDAGTFRAVVGQLVLPATTLALFSLAPIARMTRASMLAVLASDFVRTARASGLSPGTVIVTYAFRNAMLPVVTTLSMVFSFLLGANVLVEKVFSWPGIGSYAVEALIASDFAPVQGFVLTMAVMYVALNLAIDILYGVIDPRVRMEG, encoded by the coding sequence ATGCTCGCTCTCATCGGCAGGCGCCTGATGTTCGCGATCCCGTCGCTGGTCGGGGTCGTGATCGTCACCTTCCTTCTGACCCGTGCTCTGCCCGGCGATCCGGCGGCCTATTTCGCCGGTCCCGCGGCTACCCAGGAGGCGATCGAGCAGATCCGCAAGAAGCTCGGCCTCGACCAGCCGCTGATGCAGCAATTCGTCCGCTACACCACCGACCTCGCCCATGGCGATCTCGGCTCGTCGCTGACCACGGGCCAACCGGTCGCGACCGAACTGCGCAACCGCCTGCCGGCCTCCGCCGAGCTCACCCTCACCGGACTGCTGCTGGCGGTGATGATCGCGATGCCGCTCGGCATCCTTGCGGCGACGCGGCCGGGGTCGTGGATCGATCATCTCTGCCGCGTCACCACCACGGCCGGGGTGTCGCTGCCGGTATTCTTTACCGGCCTCGTGCTGATCTATGTGTTCTATTTCCAGCTTGGGCTCGCGCCGGCGCCGCTCGGCCGCCTCGACGTGTTCGCCCCGACGCCGCCGACGGTGACGGGGTTCTTCCTGCTCGACGCTCTGATCGCCCGTGACGCCGGGACGTTCCGCGCCGTCGTGGGTCAGCTGGTGCTGCCAGCCACGACACTGGCGCTGTTCTCGCTCGCGCCGATCGCCCGGATGACCAGGGCTTCCATGCTCGCGGTGCTGGCATCGGATTTCGTGCGCACCGCCCGCGCCAGCGGCCTGTCGCCGGGAACGGTGATCGTCACCTATGCCTTCCGCAACGCCATGCTGCCGGTGGTTACCACGCTGAGCATGGTGTTCTCGTTCCTGCTCGGCGCCAATGTGCTGGTCGAGAAGGTGTTCTCCTGGCCAGGCATCGGCTCCTATGCCGTCGAGGCGCTGATTGCCTCCGACTTCGCGCCGGTCCAGGGCTTCGTTCTGACCATGGCGGTGATGTACGTGGCGCTCAATCTCGCCATCGACATCCTTTACGGCGTGATCGACCCGCGGGTGAGGATGGAAGGATGA
- a CDS encoding ABC transporter permease gives MTIIAPTSETAPPRRDSRIAANLQHARYVLGENPVTAGAFALLVVILLAAVAGPWVVPYDPMASSTSTALSPPSASHWFGTDQLGRDIFSRVVVATRLDVFIAVASVVLVFLMGGLAGVAAGYFGGWTDRIVGRIADTIMAFPLFVLAMGIVAALGNTVQNIVIATAIVNFPLYARVARAEANVRREAGFVQAARLAGNTELRILLGHILPNIMPIMIVQMSLTMGYAILNAAGLSFIGLGVRPPTAEWGIMVAEGAAFMVSGEWWIALFPGLALMIAVFCFNLLGDGLRDIVDPQRRT, from the coding sequence ATGACGATCATCGCGCCGACCTCCGAAACCGCTCCGCCCCGCCGCGACTCCCGTATCGCGGCCAACCTGCAGCACGCGCGCTACGTGCTCGGCGAGAACCCGGTGACCGCCGGGGCCTTTGCCCTGCTGGTCGTCATCCTGCTCGCGGCGGTGGCCGGGCCCTGGGTCGTGCCCTACGACCCGATGGCCTCTTCGACCAGCACGGCGCTCAGTCCGCCATCTGCGTCGCACTGGTTCGGCACAGACCAGCTCGGCCGTGACATCTTCAGTCGCGTCGTTGTCGCGACGAGGCTGGACGTCTTCATCGCCGTCGCCTCGGTGGTGCTCGTCTTTCTGATGGGCGGCCTTGCCGGCGTCGCCGCCGGCTATTTCGGCGGCTGGACCGATCGGATCGTCGGCCGCATTGCCGACACCATCATGGCATTTCCATTGTTCGTGCTGGCCATGGGCATCGTCGCCGCACTCGGCAATACGGTGCAGAATATCGTCATCGCGACCGCCATCGTCAATTTCCCGCTCTATGCCCGAGTTGCCCGCGCCGAAGCCAACGTCCGCCGCGAGGCCGGATTCGTCCAGGCGGCGCGGCTCGCCGGCAACACCGAACTGCGGATCCTGCTCGGCCATATCCTCCCCAACATCATGCCGATCATGATCGTGCAGATGTCGCTCACCATGGGCTACGCCATCCTCAATGCCGCGGGCCTGTCCTTCATCGGGCTTGGCGTCCGTCCGCCGACCGCTGAATGGGGCATCATGGTCGCCGAAGGCGCGGCGTTCATGGTGTCGGGCGAGTGGTGGATCGCGCTGTTCCCCGGGCTGGCGCTGATGATCGCGGTGTTCTGCTTCAACCTGCTCGGCGACGGTCTGCGCGACATCGTCGATCCGCAGCGGAGGACGTAA
- a CDS encoding ABC transporter ATP-binding protein — protein MAPQPLLEVHDLTVEFATRRGTVRAVEAVDISVARGETLAIVGESGSGKSVTSYAVMRILDRAGRIADGSVTFSGVDLRQASETQMRDLRGREISMIFQNPRAALNPIRKVGEQIADVLRQHAQASSAERVEKAIAALEQVRIARPRERYHAYPFELSGGMCQRVVIALALACNPQLLIADEPTTGLDVTTQKAVMDLVVELTRQRGMSTILITHDLGLAAAYCDRVVVMEKGRVVETARAAEIFANPAHPYTRKLMRSTPRTGASLRDLLPEDEPDSSAGDIAPPTTAPTPLLVIEKLVKDYPRRGAGRSLGRLFGPWPAIEPETFRAVDGISFTVGRGECVGLVGESGCGKSTTSMMLMRLLDQTSGRISFDGHEIGSMLPKAFARSPLRKRIQMVFQDPTDSLNPRFTAARAIADPILQMGGPMSGEALRARCEELARQVGLPTTLLDRFPHQLSGGQKARVGIARAIALHPDLLVLDEPTAALDVSVQALVLNLLNDLKRALGMSYLFVSHDLNVVRLLCDRVIVMQAGRIIEQGAAETVLDAPRHDYTRELLAAIPHPPLPVH, from the coding sequence ATGGCGCCGCAGCCGTTGCTCGAGGTCCATGATCTCACCGTTGAATTCGCCACCCGTCGCGGTACCGTGCGCGCCGTCGAGGCTGTCGATATTTCCGTGGCCAGGGGCGAGACCCTTGCCATCGTCGGCGAGAGTGGATCGGGTAAATCGGTCACCTCCTACGCGGTGATGCGGATTCTCGATCGTGCCGGCCGCATCGCCGACGGTTCGGTGACGTTCTCCGGGGTCGATCTGCGCCAGGCCAGCGAGACCCAGATGCGCGACCTGCGCGGCCGCGAGATCTCGATGATCTTCCAGAATCCGCGCGCGGCGCTCAACCCGATCCGCAAGGTCGGCGAACAGATCGCGGACGTGCTGCGCCAGCACGCCCAGGCCTCCTCGGCCGAACGTGTCGAGAAGGCCATCGCCGCGCTCGAACAGGTGCGGATCGCGCGGCCTCGCGAGCGCTACCATGCCTATCCGTTCGAACTCTCCGGCGGCATGTGCCAGCGCGTCGTCATCGCCCTGGCGCTTGCCTGCAATCCCCAGCTCCTGATCGCCGACGAGCCGACGACCGGTCTCGACGTCACTACCCAGAAGGCGGTGATGGATCTCGTCGTCGAACTGACGCGGCAGCGCGGCATGTCGACCATCCTGATCACCCACGATCTCGGCCTTGCGGCGGCCTATTGCGATCGCGTCGTGGTGATGGAGAAGGGCAGGGTGGTCGAAACCGCCCGGGCCGCGGAAATCTTCGCCAACCCGGCCCATCCCTATACCCGCAAGCTGATGCGCTCGACGCCGCGAACAGGGGCGTCGCTGCGCGATCTGCTGCCCGAGGACGAGCCGGATTCGAGCGCCGGCGACATCGCCCCACCGACGACCGCGCCGACGCCGCTGCTGGTGATCGAGAAGCTGGTCAAGGACTATCCGCGCCGCGGCGCCGGTCGCTCGCTGGGGAGGCTGTTCGGGCCGTGGCCGGCGATCGAGCCGGAGACCTTTCGCGCCGTCGACGGCATCAGTTTCACCGTGGGACGCGGCGAATGCGTCGGTCTGGTCGGCGAATCCGGCTGCGGCAAGTCGACGACCTCGATGATGCTGATGCGGCTGCTCGACCAGACCTCGGGGAGGATTTCTTTCGACGGGCACGAGATCGGCAGCATGTTGCCCAAGGCCTTCGCCCGCTCGCCGTTGCGCAAGCGAATCCAGATGGTGTTCCAGGACCCGACCGACAGCCTCAATCCGCGTTTCACCGCAGCCCGGGCGATCGCCGATCCGATCCTGCAGATGGGCGGGCCGATGAGCGGCGAAGCGCTGCGCGCACGCTGCGAGGAGCTGGCACGGCAGGTCGGCTTGCCGACGACGCTGCTCGATCGATTTCCGCACCAGCTTTCGGGCGGCCAGAAGGCGAGGGTGGGGATCGCCCGCGCCATCGCCCTTCATCCCGACCTCCTCGTGCTCGACGAGCCGACCGCGGCGCTCGACGTGTCGGTGCAGGCACTCGTGCTCAACCTCCTGAACGATCTCAAGCGCGCTCTCGGGATGAGCTATCTTTTCGTGTCCCACGATCTCAATGTGGTGCGGCTGTTGTGCGATCGTGTCATCGTTATGCAGGCGGGCCGAATCATCGAGCAGGGTGCTGCCGAGACCGTGCTCGACGCGCCACGGCACGACTACACCCGCGAGCTTCTGGCGGCGATTCCGCACCCGCCGCTGCCGGTTCACTGA
- a CDS encoding DUF4089 domain-containing protein: MNNPTTSAAESPEALDQAIDQAAAALGFHIAEAWRPAVRANLAVSLRFARFVDDFVLPDETEPASIFKA, translated from the coding sequence ATGAATAACCCCACGACCAGCGCGGCCGAGTCTCCCGAGGCGCTCGATCAGGCGATCGACCAGGCGGCGGCTGCGTTGGGCTTTCACATCGCCGAGGCCTGGCGCCCGGCGGTGCGCGCCAATCTTGCCGTCTCGCTCAGATTCGCTCGGTTTGTCGATGATTTCGTGCTGCCCGACGAGACCGAGCCGGCCAGCATCTTCAAGGCGTGA